A portion of the Roseovarius sp. SCSIO 43702 genome contains these proteins:
- the rpsJ gene encoding 30S ribosomal protein S10, whose product MAVASQNIRIRLKAFDYRVLDTSTQEIVNTAKRTGASVRGPIPLPNKIEKFTVLRGPHVNKKSRDQFEIRTHKRLLDIVDPTPQTVDALMKLDLAAGVDVQISV is encoded by the coding sequence ATGGCCGTAGCCAGCCAGAACATCCGCATTCGCCTCAAGGCGTTTGACTACCGTGTTCTCGACACCTCCACCCAGGAAATCGTCAACACCGCCAAGCGCACCGGCGCCTCGGTTCGCGGGCCCATCCCGCTGCCGAACAAGATCGAGAAATTCACCGTTCTGCGTGGTCCCCACGTGAACAAGAAATCCCGCGACCAGTTCGAGATCCGCACGCACAAGCGCCTTCTCGACATCGTGGACCCGACCCCGCAGACCGTGGACGCGCTGATGAAGCTCGACCTGGCCGCCGGCGTCGACGTGCAGATTTCGGTTTAA